One region of Armigeres subalbatus isolate Guangzhou_Male chromosome 3, GZ_Asu_2, whole genome shotgun sequence genomic DNA includes:
- the LOC134223147 gene encoding uncharacterized protein K02A2.6-like, producing MLLEQYFDPEPLEMMKLRKFRQRMQREGETVTEYITSLQRDAKYCGFGDYLQNGLRNQLVFGLRNQRIRTRLIEEKGLTFEKAKQIALSMEASGEGAEVLNRRLQEVSLVDKRKPGRDVATPPATKVTNPTNKCMCFRCGSEAHLADKCEHKNKICGLCKKKGHLKRVCLSSNAKYRQLDVNKNRSKKHSTNFVEDSDGSGAEGSDEDRVYVLDVCKVENRFNDLSKIFLKVKVGGSIIKFEVDSGSPVSLISSTDKDKYLSNLSLQPTDIELRSYCGNKIGVHGVIETEVLYEDKANHLRLFVVEGRRHPLLGREWMRALSLDWNDILGVLLGSVDKITLHSPLPSAVKGLIEEFSSVFDDSIGKIEGIQAALHLKADSKPVFLKARSLPFSIRDAVEKEINTLVESGVLVKVDRSEWGTPVVPVMKSGGKIRLCGDYKLTVNKSLLIDEHPLPTINEMFSNMAGGQKFTKLDLSQAYLQMSVQPEDQPMLTLNTHLGLFQPTRLMYGVASAPAIFQREISQILQGIPHVIKS from the coding sequence ATGTTGCTGGAACAGTATTTCGATCCGGAACCGTTGGAAATGATGAAGCTGAGGAAATTTCGCCAACGGATGCAGCGAGAAGGTGAAACCGTGACGGAGTACATAACGTCCCTTCAACGAGATGCGAAATATTGTGGTTTTGGAGACTATCTGCAAAATGGATTGCGAAATCAGCTTGTGTTTGGCCTACGGAATCAGCGAATCCGAACCCGATTGATAGAAGAGAAGGGCTTAACCTTTGAGAAGGCCAAGCAGATCGCGCTTTCCATGGAGGCGTCTGGGGAAGGAGCAGAAGTGCTGAACCGACGGTTGCAGGAAGTCAGCTTGGTAGATAAGAGAAAACCAGGAAGGGACGTAGCAACACCCCCAGCCACTAAGGTAACTAACCCTACTAATAAGTGTATGTGTTTCCGTTGCGGAAGTGAGGCACACTTGGCTGACAAGTGTGagcacaaaaataaaatttgcggCCTATGCAAGAAAAAAGGGCACTTAAAACGGGTGTGCCTCAGCTCCAATGCTAAATACCGACAGCTCGATGTAAACAAGAACCGCTCAAAGAAACATTCaacaaactttgtagaagacagtGATGGGTCAGGAGCGGAAGGCTCAGATGAAGATCGAGTTTACGTTCTTGATGTATGTAAAGTGGAAAACAGGTTCAATGATTTGTCGAAAATTTTCCTCAAGGTTAAAGTGGGAGGTTCAATAATTAAGTTTGAGGTGGACAGTGGATCACCAGTATCGTTGATCAGCAGTACTGACAAAGACAAATATTTGAGCAATCTGTCATTACAACCGACGGACATTGAGCTACGAAGTTATTGTGGAAACAAAATAGGAGTCCATGGTGTTATCGAGACAGAAGTACTGTACGAGGACAAAGCTAATCATTTGCGTTTGTTCGTAGTAGAGGGAAGACGACATCCGTTGCTAGGACGCGAATGGATGCGAGCTTTAAGCTTGGACTGGAATGATATTCTGGGGGTTCTGTTAGGCTCTGTTGACAAAATTACTTTACATTCTCCTCTTCCGTCAGCAGTCAAAGGGCTGATAGAAGAGTTTTCCTCCGTTTTTGACGACTCGATCGGTAAGATCGAGGGCATTCAAGCCGCGTTGCATCTAAAAGCAGATTCGAAACCAGTGTTTCTGAAAGCCCGCTCACTACCATTTTCAATTCGCGATGCTGTAGAGAAGGAAATCAATACGTTGGTTGAAAGTGGTGTTCTGGTGAAAGTTGATCGAAGTGAGTGGGGTACACCGGTCGTTCCAGTTATGAAATCTGGTGGAAAAATTCGTTTGTGCGGTGACTATAAGCTCACAGTTAACAAGAGTTTGCTGATCGATGAACATCCGTTACCAACCATCAATGAAATGTTTTCCAACATGGCAGGAGGACAAAAATTTACCAAACTGGACTTGTCTCAAGCGTACCTGCAGATGTCTGTCCAGCCGGAGGACCAACCTATGCTGACTTTGAACACACACTTGGGTCTGTTTCAACCGACTAGGTTGATGTATGGAGTCGCTTCTGCACCTGCAATCTTTCAAAGAGAGATATCTCAGATCCTACAGGGAATaccgcatgtaatcaaatcatag
- the LOC134227477 gene encoding GATOR complex protein NPRL3 — translation MEVNPLSIILVKSDSKGDRLLFRYPYNVLQQFQTSVTPVRKTPYSIVSNADDILQNTHPTVSNICFDQLYGISDDVLATLFAVKSELCNQKFELKVNDVRFVSHPTLVKLDGEDQKSSSYFRINVVFALHAQASYSIVKCYYELSKRIGVALLYEEKRAGYLLNEMKMMVGCMDEVAAAAQEHDHATSAPCASVFDTILKDSTLAQFIKTIYQDLSTTGLLNVTMNQSVTLSFCLPQKAHQFHKKGVVIEPETIDRCLHALKPYHGMLLLVDPSELLDCVPPSGARMLLQLIEAYNPLKSLQNMASDADLMIDHVYQLVGHLVYWAKATIIYPLCETNVYVIAPDAQLNIHSNLAEKFSTKFPGMGLFEVISDFSLPTSIGHLTTPLQHPARQGRLAQMVLWMLQHHLLMQLHTYVQFIASYDEDDCGIIENGNHMDVLKETTDGRRQILNNIGCCSLPATSSQPLAVPANRKHSLSEDLFPDSLTLATSQTRPSSASHRSNISHSSVGQTASSTDNDESIASMDDDDKIKSLLSPFSECERKAILKIPATSNPEDLSLMVRLWQAGYFKGEHHLEEIMYFENLRRSQLLQLVDKFRDILIIYETEDPAIASLYTVPQ, via the exons ATGGAAGTTAATCCTCTCAGCATAATTTTGGTGAAATCGGACAGCAAAGGGGACCGCCTGTTGTTTCGGTATCCATACAATGTGCTTCAGCAGTTTCAGACTAGTGTGACTCCGGTCCGGAAAACGCCCTACTCGATCGTAAGCAACGCGGATGACATTCTCCAGAATACACACCCGACAGTGTCGAACATCTGTTTCG accaACTCTACGGGATATCGGATGATGTTCTTGCCACGTTGTTTGCCGTCAAATCTGAATTGTGCAATCAAAAATTTGAACTCAAAGTAAACGACGTGCGGTTTGTGTCCCACCCGACGCTGGTGAAGCTTGATGGTGAGGATCAGAAAAGTTCTTCCTACTTCCGGATCAATGTAGTTTTCGCATTGCACGCTCAAGCCAGTTATTCCATCGTTAAGTGCTACTATGAGCTGAGCAAGAGGATAGGCgtggctttgttgtacgagGAGAAGCGAGCGGGATATCTTTTAAATGAAATGAAGATGATGGTTGGTTGTATGGATGAAGTGGCTGCCGCAGCACAAGAACACGACCACGCTACAAGTGCACCATGCGCAAGTGTTTTCGATACAATTTTAAAGGATAGTACCTTAGCGCAGTTCATCAAGACTATCTACCAAGATCTGAGCACGACCGGACTGTTGAATGTGACGATGAATCAGTCGGTTACGCTGAGTTTCTGTTTGCCACAAAAGGCACATCAGTTCCACAAAAAAGGAGTGGTGATCGAACCGGAAACCATTGATCGTTGTTTGCATGCCCTGAAACCTTACCATGGTATGCTACTGCTGGTGGATCCTTCCGAATTGTTGGACTGTGTTCCTCCTTCTGGTGCGCGTATGCTTCTGCAGTTGATTGAGGCATATAATCCTCTGAAAAGCCTGCAAAATATGGCATCGGATGCCGATTTGATGATCGACCACGTTTATCAGTTGGTAGGTCATTTGGTTTACTGGGCCAAGGCCACTATCATCTATCCTCTTTGCGAGACAAACGTGTACGTGATAGCACCGGACGCTCAGCTGAACATCCACTCAAATCTTGCAGAAAAGTTCTCTACAAAGTTTCCGGGCATGGGCCTATTCGAGGTCATTAGCGACTTTTCGTTACCCACCTCAATCGGCCATCTGACGACGCCACTGCAGCATCCGGCTCGTCAAGGAAGGTTGGCGCAAATGGTGCTGTGGATGCTGCAGCATCATTTACTGATGCAGCTGCACACCTATGTTCAGTTTATTGCGTCGTATGATGAGGATGATTGCGGCATAATTGAGAACGGGAATCATATGGACGTTTTGAAAGAAACTACTGACGGAAGGCGGCAGATCCTCAATAATAT TGGATGCTGTTCGCTTCCGGCTACATCTAGTCAACCGCTTGCCGTTCCGGCAAATCGTAAACATTCCCTATCGGAAGATTTGTTTCCGGATAGTTTAACGCTGGCAACGTCGCAGACGCGTCCCTCGTCAGCGAGTCACCGGTCCAACATCAGCCATTCAAGCGTCGGACAGACTGCATCCAGCACGGACAATGACGAAAGCATAGCCTCGATGGACGACGACGACAAAATCAAGAGTTTGCTGTCACCCTTTTCGGAGTGTGAACGGAAAGCAATATTGAAAATTCCGGCCACCTCTAATCCGGAAGATCTCTCGTTGATGGTGCGTCTCTGGCAGGCAGGATACTTCAAGGGCGAACATCACCTCGAAGAGATTATGTACTTTGAAAATCTCCGGCGGTCGCAGCTGCTCCAGTTGGTGGACAAGTTTAGAGACATACTGATAATCTACGAAACGGAGGATCCGGCCATTGCCAGTTTGTACACTGTGCCCCAGTAG
- the LOC134224456 gene encoding probable prefoldin subunit 6 yields MDKETIVLQRKLESELKNYKDAQKEFNKLVQQQQLLDGQYNENKNVLEELQLLKPTNTVYKLYGPVLVKQELEESKQNVAKRIEYINKELKKCTENIASLEQKQDKYRANLQKLQRQYQSQIALTKP; encoded by the exons ATGGATAAAGAAACTATCGTTCTACAGCGCAAATTGGAATCCGAGTTGAAAAACTACAAAGATGCCCAGAAAG AATTCAACAAACTTGTTCAGCAACAACAACTCCTGGATGGGCAATACAATGAAAATAAGAACGTTTTAGAAGAACTGCAGCTGTTGAAGCCCACCAAcaca GTGTACAAACTGTACGGGCCAGTTCTGGTGAAGCAAGAGCTGGAAGAAAGCAAGCAGAATGTGGCAAAACGTATTGAGTACATTAATAAGGAGCTGAAAAAATGCACGGAAAACATCGCCAGCCTGGAGCAGAAGCAAGACAAGTATCGGGCAAACTTGCAGAAGCTACAGCGCCAGTATCAAAGCCAGATTGCGCTAACGAAGCCTTGA
- the LOC134227478 gene encoding uncharacterized protein LOC134227478, whose translation MTKLRDGLLLGCGNPLLDISAAVDEQFLAKYEMLPNNAILAEEKHMPIYNELIDKFNADFIAGGSVQNSFRVAQWVLQRPKVAVFFGCVGQDKYSDILAEKATNDGVNVQYQFCKDTPTGTCAVLITGTQRSLCANLAAANSFTVDHLKIKENEKYLQNAEYFYISGFFLTVSVESILTVAKQALATNRLFMMNLSAPFIPQFFKDNLDQVLPYIDILFGNETEALAFAEAQKFGTTDLKEIGLKISALPKQNESRKRIAIITQGSDPVLLIQDGTITEFPVEKLATSQIVDTNGAGDAFVGGFLAQLVQEQSYDICIKCGIWAARKIIQRSGCTFEGVPDFKP comes from the exons ATGACAAAGTTACG GGACGGACTCTTGTTAGGATGTGGCAACCCGTTGCTGGATATATCGGCAGCTGTGGATGAACAATTTCTTGCCAAGTACGAAATGTTGCCAAACAATGCCATCCTCGCGGAAGAGAAGCACATGCCAAT TTATAATGAGCTGATTGATAAATTCAACGCCGATTTCATTGCTGGTGGTAGCGTTCAGAATTCATTCCGTGTAGCTCAATGGGTGCTACAGCGACCGAAGGTGGCAGTTTTCTTCGGATGTGTGGGGCAGGACAAGTACTCGGACATTCTTGCGGAGAAAGCCACAAACGATGGAGTGAATGTTCAGTACCAATTCTGCAAAGACACTCCTACGGGAACCTGCGCTGTGTTGATTACCGGAACGCAGCGAAGTTTGTGCGCCAATCTGGCCGCGGCCAACAGCTTCACAGTTGATCATCTTAAAAttaaagaaaacgaaaaatatttgcaaaatgcAGAATATTTCTACATTTCTGGATTCTTCTTGACCGTTAGTGTGGAAAGCATTCTGACTGTGGCCAAGCAGGCGCTCGCTACGAATCGGTTGTTTATGATGAATTTGAGTGCACCATTCATTCCCCAGTTTTTCAAAGACAATTTAGATCAAGTTTTGCCATATATTGATATTCTGTTCGGTAACGAAACC gAAGCTCTCGCCTTCGCCGAGGCACAAAAATTTGGCACTACAGATCTGAAAGAAATCGGTTTGAAAATTTCCGCATTACCAAAGCAAAACGAATCACGGAAGCGTATTGCGATTATTACGCAAGGTAGCGATCCCGTGCTGCTAATCCAAGATGGTACAATTACTGAATTCCCCGTGGAAAAGCTCGCCACGAGTCAAATTGTGGACACCAACGGTGCCGGGGATGCCTTCGTTGGCGGTTTTCTAGCCCAGTTGGTGCAGGAACAAAGCTACGACATCTGCATCAAGTGCGGTATCTGGGCCGCACGGAAAATTATCCAAAGATCTGGCTGTACCTTCGAGGGAGTGCCCGATTTCAAGCCATAA